The following proteins come from a genomic window of Sander vitreus isolate 19-12246 chromosome 14, sanVit1, whole genome shotgun sequence:
- the LOC144528722 gene encoding uncharacterized protein LOC144528722 has translation MPAMGGLSLYYIQTLLVLLLCLVHHLNPSLAYSLKDCSINYSNGALADVVLDCLQRKLVTVPDDIPRDASVVYLSHNHLEQINRDDFRDLSKLRFLGLAGNQIAHVDDGSFIHLVALTRLHMAVNKLTDLTANLFQGLSNLTMLDLSSNNIQSIHTSAFQSLSRLETVILDSNKLRQVADIQPILQLPLIQKLSIRGNLVPSFETKDLLLNAPSSLKVLDVSENEKFDKFSITTQIFPHLEIIDFSGCGHVAGWQWDIPDKTLLRNITQLYFSFPYITFEGIRKVLQSLDSLMHLRLNYMEKWINKGLLATVCKIQTLKKLELFWNKVPNISAKLVACSQLSELDLSSTSMSELSKGRIRLMKQLRFLTLENNLLTKVPDDIRSLSSLEILNIGINSISELSCEDFTNTTRLRELYLHTNYIAKLDRCVFESLNDLKVLDMSDNLLWTLGDAFKIGLKKLEYLDLSNNVVLLLDKGDFQSLGSLKRLDVVWKHKASDGLNNLSKLSVSLPLKFENNFTGLQQLENLTIYFINDGFKGPQPNYYKDFFHLKSMTFLTVICKGSHTGYPFDIPTEMLQAMKHLEDFTAENFYISAPDVDTFQYNSQLKSLTIRQTDLSDLDPGLFQPMPHLQVLDFSETKIKSLDFLFQADLSALRCLKLSGNEITVINEMVFQFLPALTYLDLQNNPFTCDCSNAGFIQWVKNNNQTQVVNAYLYTCSFPVAEQGNKLLDIDILPCWMDVSFLCFISSTCLVVLTLFASFIYHFLRWQLAYTYNLFLAFLYDSKKRNAGAHHRYDAFISYNVHDEAWVYQEMLPVLEGEQGWRLCLHHRDFQPGKPIVENITDAIYGSRKTICVITRRYLQSEWCSREIQMASFRLFDEQKDVLVLLFLEEIPAHQLSPYYRMRKLVKRRTYLSWPQAGQHTGVFWQNVGRALEMGDAPTENADLLTGPAGR, from the exons ATGCCAGCAATGGGAGGCTTGTCTTTGTACTACATACAGACACTTCTTGTATTACTTCTCTGTCTCGTGCATCATCTGAACCCTTCCTTGGCTTATTCTCTGAAAGACTGCTCCATCAATTATTCTAACGGCGCCTTGGCCGATGTTGTTTTGGATTGCTTGCAACGTAAACTTGTAACTGTCCCTGATGACATACCCAGAGATGCGAGTGTAGTGTACCTCTCGCACAATCATCTCGAACAGATCAACAGGGACGATTTCCGGGATCTGTCAAAACTCAGATTTTTGGGGCTGGCCGGAAATCAGATTGCTCACGTGGACGATGGATCTTTCATCCATTTGGTGGCGTTAACAAGGCTCCACATGGCCGTTAACAAACTCACGGACCTGACAGCCAACCTCTTTCAGGGACTGTCCAACCTTACCATGCTTGATCTCTCCAGTAACAACATTCAGTCAATTCATACCTCGGCCTTTCAGTCCCTGTCCAGATTAGAAACCGTGATTTTAGACTCAAACAAGCTCCGACAAGTCGCTGACATTCAGCCCATCCTACAGCTACCACTTATACAGAAACTGAGCATTAGAGGTAATCTAGTTCCCTCCTTTGAGACCAAAGATCTGCTGCTGAATGCGCCCTCAAGCCTGAAGGTGTTAGATGTTTCGGAAAATGAAAAGTTTGACAAGTTCAGCATCACAACACAGATCTTTCCTCACCTTGAGATAATAGACTTTTCTGGGTGTGGCCATGTTGCCGGCTGGCAATGGGACATACCTGACAAGACATTACTCAGGAACATAACTCAGCTGTATTTTAGTTTCCCGTACATTACTTTCGAAGGGATCCGAAAAGTCCTGCAGAGCCTCGACTCACTGATGCATCTGAGACTGAATTATATGGAGAAGTGGATCAACAAAGGTCTCCTAGCTACGGTTTGCAAGATACAGACACTTAAGAAGCTGGAACTGTTTTGGAACAAAGTCCCCAATATAAGTGCGAAACTTGTAGCCTGCTCTCAGCTCAGTGAGCTTGATCTGTCGTCTACTTCAATGTCTGAACTGTCTAAAGGCAGGATTCGACTGATGAAGCAACTGAGGTTTCTAACTTTAGAGAACAACCTCCTCACCAAGGTGCCCGATGACATTCGGAGTCTCTCCTCTCTCGAGATCCTAAATATTGGTATCAATAGTATCTCTGAGTTGAGCTGTGAGGATTTCACAAACACAACGCGCCTCAGAGAGCTTTATCTGCACACCAACTACATTGCCAAACTGGACAGATGCGTCTTCGAAAGTCTTAATGACCTGAAGGTTTTAGATATGAGCGACAACCTGCTGTGGACATTAGGAGACGCCTTTAAAATAGGCCTGAAGAAGCTTGAGTACTTGGATCTGAGCAACAACGTTGTACTTCTTCTTGATAAGGGGGATTTCCAAAGTTTAGGGTCCTTAAAACGTTTGGATGTGGTGTGGAAACATAAGGCTTCCGATGGATTGAATAACCTAAGTAAACTAAGTGTATCTCTTCCACtcaaatttgaaaataatttcaCAGGTTTACAGCAGTTGGAAAATCTCACAATTTACTTTATTAATGACGGTTTCAAAGGTCCTCAACCAAACTATTATAAAgatttctttcatttaaaatcCATGACATTTCTCACAGTAATATGCAAGGGTTCTCACACTGGTTATCCCTTTGACATACCAACAGAAATGCTCCAGGCTATGAAACATTTAGAAGACTTCACAGCTGagaatttctacatttctgcgCCAGATGTGGACACTTTTCAATACAATAGTCAGCTCAAGAGTTTAACAATCAGACAGACTGATCTGTCAGACTTGGATCCTGGACTCTTTCAGCCAATGCCGCATCTGCAGGTTCTCGATTTCTCGGAAACTAAGATCAAGTCTTTGGATTTTCTGTTCCAGGCGGATCTGTCTGCACTCAGATGTTTGAAACTAAGTGGCAATGAGATAACCGTGATCAATGAGATGGTCTTCCAATTTCTCCCTGCACTAACATACCTCGATCTGCAAAACAACCCTTTCACTTGTGACTGCTCTAACGCCGGCTTTATCCAATGGGTGAAGAACAACAACCAAACTCAGGTTGTTAACGCCTACCTGTACACGTGTTCCTTCCCTGTGGCTGAACAAGGAAACAAGCTTCTGGACATTGACATCCTACCCTGTTGGATGGACGTTAGCTTCCTCTGCTTCATTTCCAGCACTTGTCTGGTTGTTCTTACACTGTTCGCATCCTTCATCTACCACTTTCTGAGGTGGCAGCTAGCCTACACCTACAACCTCTTCCTGGCCTTCCTATATGACAGCAAGAAAAGAAATGCGGGAGCTCATCATCGCTACGACGCCTTCATCTCCTACAATGTTCACGATGAGGCCTGGGTTTACCAAGAGATGCTGCCGGTGCTGGAAGGAGAGCAGGGCTGGAGACTCTGTCTGCACCACAGAGACTTCCAACCAG GAAAACCGATCGTAGAGAACATTACGGACGCCATATACGGCAGCAGGAAGACCATCTGTGTGATCACCCGGCGTTACCTGCAGAGCGAGTGGTGCTCCAGAGAGATCCAGATGGCCAG cTTCCGTCTGTTCGATGAGCAGAAGGACGTGTTGGTCCTGCTGTTTCTGGAGGAGATCCCGGCCCACCAGCTGTCTCCATACTACCGCATGAGGAAGCTGGTGAAGAGACGCACCTACCTGAGCTGGCCCCAGGCCGGCCAACACACGGGAGTCTTCTGGCAGAACGTAGGGAGAGCTCTGGAGATGGGGGACGCTCCCACCGAGAATGCTGACCTGCTCACAGGACCGGCAGGACGCTGA